A genomic window from Cucumis melo cultivar AY chromosome 8, USDA_Cmelo_AY_1.0, whole genome shotgun sequence includes:
- the LOC103503198 gene encoding beta-galactosidase 7-like produces the protein MFKLQWLVATLACLTFCIGDNVSYDSNAIIINGERRIIFSGSIHYPRSTEAMWPDLIQKAKDGGLDAIETYIFWDRHEPQRRKYDFSGRLDFIKFFQLIQDAGLYVVMRIGPYVCAEWNYGGFPVWLHNMPGIQLRTNNQVYKNEMQTFTTKIVNMCKQANLFASQGGPIILAQIENEYGNVMTPAYGDAGKAYINWCAQMAESLNIGVPWIMCQQSDAPQPIINTCNGFYCDNFTPNNPKSPKMFTENWVGWFKKWGDKDPYRTAEDVAFSVARFFQSGGIFNNYYMYHGGTNFGRTSGGPFITTSYDYNAPLDEYGNLNQPKWGHLKQLHASIKLGEKILTNGTRSDQNFGSSATLTKFFNPTTGERFCFLSNTDGKNDATIDLQADGKYFVPAWSVSILDGCNKEVYNTAKVNSQTSMFVKEQNEKENAQLSWAWAPEPMKDTLQGNGKFAANLLLEQKRVTVDFSDYFWYMTSVDTNGTSSLQNVTLQVNTKGHVLHAFVNKRYIGSQWGSNGQSFVFEKPVLLKSGTNTITLLSATVGLKNYDAFYDMVPTGIDGGPIYLIGDGNVKTDLSSNLWSYKVGLNGEMKQIYNPMFSQRTNWIALNQKSIGRRMTWYKTSFKTPGGIDPVVLDMQGMGKGQAWVNGQSIGRFWPSFIAGNDSCSATCDYRGAYNPSKCVQNCGNPSQRWYHVPRSFLSSNTNTLILFEEIGGNPQHVSVQTITIGTICANANEGSTLELSCQGGHVISEIQFASYGNPEGKCGSFKQGSWDVTNSALFVEKACIGMESCSIDVSAKSFGLGDATNLSARLVVQALCAQN, from the coding sequence ATGTTTAAGCTTCAATGGCTTGTTGCAACTCTAGCTTGCTTGACTTTTTGCATAGGAGACAATGTTTCATATGATTCAAATGCGATAATTATCAACGGAGAACGACGTATTATCTTTTCAGGCTCAATTCATTATCCACGCAGCACTGAAGCAATGTGGCCTGATCTTATTCAAAAAGCTAAAGATGGTGGACTTGATGCAATTGAGACATACATTTTTTGGGATCGTCACGAGCCACAACGACGAAAATATGATTTCTCTGGacgtttagattttattaaattcttcCAGCTCATCCAAGATGCTGGACTTTATGTTGTCATGAGGATTGGTCCTTACGTGTGTGCCGAGTGGAACTACGGAGGCTTTCCAGTGTGGTTGCACAATATGCCAGGAATCCAACTCCGTACTAACAATCAAGTCTACAAGAATGAAATGCAAACTTTCACGACAAAGATAGTGAATATGTGTAAACAAGCCAATCTCTTTGCTTCACAAGGAGGGCCAATAATATTAGCTCAAATCGAGAATGAGTATGGAAATGTGATGACACCAGCTTATGGAGATGCAGGAAAAGCATATATCAATTGGTGTGCTCAAATGGCCGAATCTCTCAATATTGGCGTTCCATGGATCATGTGCCAACAAAGTGATGCCCCACAACCTATCATTAATACGTGCAATGGATTCTACTGTGACAACTTTACTCCGAACAATCCTAAGAGCCCAAAAATGTTCACTGAAAATTGGGTGGGATGGTTCAAGAAATGGGGCGACAAAGACCCTTACAGAACTGCAGAAGATGTAGCATTTTCTGTGGCAAGATTTTTTCAATCTGGCGGCATCTTCAACAATTATTACATGTATCATGGAGGCACCAACTTTGGAAGAACATCGGGAGGTCCATTCATCACTACATCTTACGATTACAACGCCCCACTTGATGAGTATGGGAACTTGAATCAACCTAAATGGGGGCATCTCAAACAACTCCACGCATCAATCAAGTTAGGAGAGAAGATTCTCACTAACGGCACACGCTCAGACCAAAACTTTGGTAGCTCTGCAACTTTAACGAAATTCTTTAATCCAACAACAGGGGAGAGGTTTTGCTTTCTAAGCAACACAGATGGAAAAAATGATGCCACCATAGATCTACAAGCAGATGGAAAATATTTTGTACCAGCTTGGTCTGTGAGCATTCTTGATGGTTGCAACAAGGAGGTTTACAACACTGCAAAAGTAAATTCTCAAACGTCTATGTTCGTGAAGGAGCAAAATGAGAAGGAAAATGCACAACTCTCGTGGGCTTGGGCTCCAGAACCTATGAAAGACACACTGCAAGGAAATGGTAAATTTGCGGCAAACCTTCTTTTGGAACAAAAAAGGGTCACGGTTGATTTCAGCGACTACTTCTGGTACATGACGAGTGTTGACACTAACGGAACATCTTCACTTCAAAATGTGACTCTCCAAGTGAATACAAAGGGTCATGTTCTTCATGCTTTCGTTAATAAAAGATACATTGGGTCGCAGTGGGGGAGTAATGGCCAGAGTTTTGTGTTTGAGAAACCGGTTCTACTAAAATCAGGAACCAACACAATAACTCTTTTGAGTGCCACAGTTGGGTTGAAGAATTACGACGCATTTTATGATATGGTGCCAACGGGAATCGATGGAGGTCCCATCTATCTAATTGGAGATGGAAACGTGAAAACTGATTTGTCATCAAATTTGTGGTCTTATAAGGTTGGATTAAATGGAGAAATGAAGCAAATTTACAACCCAATGTTCTCACAGAGAACAAATTGGATTGCACTAAATCAAAAATCTATCGGAAGGCGAATGACATGGTACAAGACTAGCTTTAAGACACCTGGTGGAATTGACCCAGTAGTCTTGGACATGCAAGGAATGGGAAAAGGCCAAGCTTGGGTAAATGGGCAAAGCATAGGCCGATTTTGGCCATCTTTCATTGCTGGCAATGATAGTTGCAGCGCAACATGTGACTATAGAGGTGCATACAACCCTAGCAAATGTGTGCAAAACTGTGGAAATCCTTCTCAAAGATGGTATCATGTTCCAAGATCATTTCTTTCGAGCAACACAAACACATtgattttatttgaagaaattgGTGGAAATCCACAACACGTGTCGGTTCAAACAATCACAATAGGAACTATATGTGCAAATGCTAATGAAGGAAGCACATTAGAGTTGTCTTGTCAGGGAGGACATGTCATCTCTGAAATCCAATTTGCTAGCTATGGAAATCCAGAGGGAAAATGTGGTTCGTTTAAGCAAGGTTCATGGGATGTGACAAACAGTGCTCTTTTCGTGGAAAAAGCTTGCATTGGCATGGAAAGTTGTTCAATTGATGTATCTGCAAAGTCATTTGGATTAGGCGATGCTACAAATTTATCTGCAAGATTGGTAGTTCAAGCACTATGTGCACAAAATTGA
- the LOC127150678 gene encoding beta-galactosidase 7-like, with amino-acid sequence MFKLQWLVATLACLTFCIGDNVSYDSNAIIINGERRIIFSGSIHYPRSTEAMWPDLIQKAKDGGLDAIETYIFWDRHEPQRRKYDFSGRLDFIKFFQLIQDAGLYVVMRIGPYVCAEWNYGGFPVWLHNMPGIQLRTNNQVYKNEMQTFTTKIVNMCKQANLFASQGGPIILAQIENEYGNVMTPAYGDAGKAYINWCAQMAESLNIGVPWIMCQQSDAPQPIINTCNGFYCDNFTPNNPKSPKMFTENWVGWFKKWGDKDPYITAEDVAFSVARFFQSGGIFNNYYMYHGGTNFGRTSGGPFITTSYDYNAPLDEYGNLNQPKWGHLKQLHASIKLGEKILTNGTRSDQNFGSSATLTKFFNPTTGERFCFLSNTDGKNDATIDLQADGKYFVPAWSVSILDGCNKEVYNTAKVNSQTSMFVKEQNEKENAQLSWAWAPEPMKDTLQGNGKFAANLLLEQKRVTVDFSDYFWYMTSVDTNGTSSLQNVTLQVNTKGHVLHAFVNKRYIGSQWGSNGQSFVFEKPVLLKSGTNTITLLSATVGLKNYDAFYDMVPTGIDGGPIYLIGDGNVKTDLSSNLWSYKVGLNGEMKQIYNPMFSQRTNWIALNQKSIGRRMTWYKTSFKTPGGIDPVVLDMQGMGKGQAWVNGQSIGRFWPSFIAGNDSCSATCDYRGAYNPSKCVQNCGNPSQRWYHVPRSFLSSNTNTLILFEEIGGNPQHVSVQTITIGTICANANEGSTLELSCQGGHVISEIQFASYGNPEGKCGSFKQGSWDVTNSALFVEKACIGMESCSIDVSAKSFGLGDATNLSARLVVQALCAQN; translated from the coding sequence ATGTTTAAGCTTCAATGGCTTGTTGCAACTCTAGCTTGCTTGACCTTTTGCATAGGAGACAATGTTTCATATGATTCAAATGCGATAATTATCAACGGAGAACGACGTATTATCTTTTCAGGCTCAATTCATTATCCACGCAGCACTGAAGCAATGTGGCCTGATCTTATTCAAAAAGCTAAAGATGGTGGACTTGATGCAATTGAGACATACATTTTTTGGGATCGTCACGAGCCACAACGACGAAAATATGATTTCTCTGGacgtttagattttattaaattcttcCAGCTCATCCAAGATGCTGGACTTTATGTTGTCATGAGGATTGGTCCTTACGTGTGTGCCGAGTGGAACTACGGAGGCTTTCCAGTGTGGTTGCACAATATGCCAGGAATCCAACTCCGTACTAACAATCAAGTCTACAAGAATGAAATGCAAACTTTCACGACAAAGATAGTGAATATGTGTAAACAAGCCAATCTCTTTGCTTCACAAGGAGGGCCAATAATATTAGCTCAAATCGAGAATGAGTATGGAAATGTGATGACACCAGCTTATGGAGATGCAGGAAAAGCATATATCAATTGGTGTGCTCAAATGGCCGAATCTCTCAATATTGGCGTTCCATGGATCATGTGCCAACAAAGTGATGCCCCACAACCTATCATTAATACGTGCAATGGATTCTACTGTGACAACTTTACTCCGAACAATCCTAAGAGCCCAAAAATGTTCACTGAAAATTGGGTGGGATGGTTCAAGAAATGGGGCGACAAAGACCCTTACATAACTGCAGAAGATGTAGCATTTTCTGTGGCAAGATTTTTTCAATCTGGCGGCATCTTCAACAATTATTACATGTATCATGGAGGCACCAACTTTGGAAGAACATCGGGAGGTCCATTCATCACTACATCTTACGATTACAACGCCCCACTTGATGAGTATGGGAACTTGAATCAACCTAAATGGGGGCATCTCAAACAACTCCACGCATCAATCAAGTTAGGAGAGAAGATTCTCACTAACGGCACACGCTCAGACCAAAACTTTGGTAGCTCTGCAACTTTAACGAAATTCTTTAATCCAACAACAGGGGAGAGGTTTTGCTTTCTAAGCAACACAGATGGAAAAAATGATGCCACCATAGATCTACAAGCAGATGGAAAATATTTTGTACCAGCTTGGTCTGTGAGCATTCTTGATGGTTGCAACAAGGAGGTTTACAACACTGCAAAAGTAAATTCTCAAACGTCTATGTTCGTGAAGGAGCAAAATGAGAAGGAAAATGCACAACTCTCGTGGGCTTGGGCTCCAGAACCTATGAAAGACACACTGCAAGGAAATGGTAAATTTGCGGCAAACCTTCTTTTGGAACAAAAAAGGGTCACGGTTGATTTCAGCGACTACTTCTGGTACATGACGAGTGTTGACACTAACGGAACATCTTCACTTCAAAATGTGACTCTCCAAGTGAATACAAAGGGTCATGTTCTTCATGCTTTCGTTAATAAAAGATACATTGGGTCGCAGTGGGGGAGTAATGGCCAGAGTTTTGTGTTTGAGAAACCGGTTCTACTAAAATCAGGAACCAACACAATAACTCTTTTGAGTGCCACAGTTGGGTTGAAGAATTACGACGCATTTTATGATATGGTGCCAACGGGAATCGATGGAGGTCCCATCTATCTAATTGGAGATGGAAACGTGAAAACTGATTTGTCATCAAATTTGTGGTCTTATAAGGTTGGATTAAATGGAGAAATGAAGCAAATTTACAACCCAATGTTCTCACAGAGAACAAATTGGATTGCACTAAATCAAAAATCTATCGGAAGGCGAATGACATGGTACAAGACTAGCTTTAAGACACCTGGTGGAATTGACCCAGTAGTCTTGGACATGCAAGGAATGGGAAAAGGCCAAGCTTGGGTAAATGGGCAAAGCATAGGCCGATTTTGGCCATCTTTCATTGCTGGCAATGATAGTTGCAGCGCAACATGTGACTATAGAGGTGCATACAACCCTAGCAAATGTGTGCAAAACTGTGGAAATCCTTCTCAAAGATGGTATCATGTTCCAAGATCATTTCTTTCGAGCAACACAAACACATtgattttatttgaagaaattgGTGGAAATCCACAACACGTGTCGGTTCAAACAATCACAATAGGAACTATATGTGCAAATGCTAATGAAGGAAGCACATTAGAGTTGTCTTGTCAGGGAGGACATGTCATCTCTGAAATCCAATTTGCTAGCTATGGAAATCCAGAGGGAAAATGTGGTTCGTTTAAGCAAGGTTCATGGGATGTGACAAACAGTGCTCTTTTCGTGGAAAAAGCTTGCATTGGCATGGAAAGTTGTTCAATTGATGTATCTGCAAAGTCATTTGGATTAGGCGATGCTACAAATTTATCTGCAAGATTGGTAGTTCAAGCACTATGTGCACAAAATTGA